Proteins from a genomic interval of Rubinisphaera italica:
- a CDS encoding ABC transporter permease, giving the protein MSEVSPAEDVFKPNYLGVWTRCAKNSIVRELSFRSNFLITIITRGFWFAAQLILFEIIYQNVNTIADWNRAEYFGFMATGMLINAIIESLFMPNCANFSELIRTGNLDFVLLKPIDTQFLISIEKINLAMMNQILLSGALLTYSLVNLDRPIGFVNVLMYLLLVAVGVIFFYCLMITLASTSVWFGRNQGLYDFWFYVTVFARYPQQIYTGGALAESIRVIFSFVLPILLVVTVPAQILVSKALEPSWIALWSILMTAVFFVLSRYVFLWSIGRYRSASS; this is encoded by the coding sequence ATGAGTGAGGTGAGTCCAGCCGAGGATGTGTTCAAGCCTAATTATCTGGGTGTCTGGACACGATGTGCGAAAAATTCGATTGTCCGGGAACTTTCATTCCGCAGTAATTTTCTGATTACGATTATTACCCGTGGCTTCTGGTTTGCTGCTCAACTGATTCTGTTTGAGATTATCTATCAGAATGTGAACACGATTGCCGACTGGAATCGAGCAGAGTATTTCGGATTTATGGCGACGGGAATGCTGATCAATGCAATCATTGAGAGCCTGTTTATGCCGAACTGTGCGAATTTCAGTGAATTAATTCGCACAGGCAATCTCGATTTTGTCTTGCTCAAGCCTATCGATACTCAATTTCTGATTTCGATTGAGAAAATCAACCTGGCAATGATGAATCAGATTTTGCTTTCAGGAGCATTGCTCACTTATTCTCTTGTGAATCTGGATCGCCCCATCGGTTTTGTGAACGTGCTGATGTATCTGCTGCTGGTCGCTGTCGGGGTGATCTTCTTTTACTGTCTGATGATCACACTGGCGAGCACGAGTGTTTGGTTTGGTCGGAATCAGGGACTGTATGACTTCTGGTTTTATGTGACGGTCTTCGCACGCTATCCGCAGCAGATTTATACAGGAGGCGCATTGGCGGAATCGATTCGTGTGATCTTTAGCTTTGTGCTGCCAATCCTCCTGGTTGTGACCGTCCCCGCTCAAATCCTGGTGAGTAAAGCCTTGGAGCCATCCTGGATTGCACTATGGTCAATACTGATGACGGCAGTCTTTTTTGTGCTATCCCGTTATGTGTTCTTGTGGTCGATTGGACGATATCGTAGTGCCAGCAGTTAA
- the purM gene encoding phosphoribosylformylglycinamidine cyclo-ligase, which translates to MSGIDYKSSGVDLDVYEESMRRVGKLVQSTTTPGVMPLPGGFAGLFRLFSEGRQYNDPVIVSGTDGVGTKIKVAQLTNRFDTIGIDLVAMCVNDCLCTGALPLFFLDYVAMSHDDPTLTEALVTGIAEGCRQGGMALIGGETAIMPDLYSRGDFDLAGFSVGVVEREDVLTGKQVKPGDVVFGIASSGLHSNGFSLVRKVVFEHAGLNVEDHVDELGTTVGDALLTPTAIYANLVQSVLSVPELRPHVHSIAHITGGGLQENLARVLPDHVDAILKNNSWDIPAVMSWIQKLGDIAQAEMNRVFNMGIGLVIVCDASGTEEIETILSKQELTCYRLGEIEDGTGQVKLI; encoded by the coding sequence ATGAGTGGAATTGATTATAAGTCCTCTGGAGTAGACCTGGATGTCTACGAAGAGTCGATGCGGCGAGTCGGCAAACTGGTCCAGAGTACAACGACGCCCGGTGTCATGCCTTTGCCTGGTGGCTTTGCGGGATTGTTTCGCTTGTTTTCAGAAGGCCGCCAATATAATGACCCAGTCATTGTTTCTGGAACGGATGGTGTCGGCACTAAGATTAAAGTCGCTCAACTGACGAATCGCTTCGATACGATTGGAATCGATCTGGTTGCGATGTGTGTGAACGATTGCCTCTGCACGGGAGCTTTGCCACTCTTTTTTCTCGATTATGTTGCAATGAGCCACGATGACCCGACTTTGACGGAAGCATTGGTGACCGGAATTGCTGAGGGATGTCGTCAGGGAGGCATGGCACTCATTGGTGGCGAGACGGCCATCATGCCCGACTTATATAGCCGAGGGGATTTCGATCTTGCTGGCTTTAGTGTCGGAGTCGTTGAACGTGAGGATGTTCTGACTGGCAAGCAGGTCAAACCAGGGGATGTCGTTTTTGGCATTGCTTCCTCAGGCTTACACTCAAATGGTTTTTCACTCGTCCGCAAAGTTGTTTTTGAGCATGCTGGCTTGAATGTTGAGGATCATGTCGATGAACTCGGTACTACAGTGGGCGATGCTCTGCTGACTCCGACGGCCATTTATGCAAATCTGGTGCAGTCTGTTTTATCTGTTCCTGAACTTCGACCCCATGTCCATTCGATCGCTCACATTACCGGCGGCGGTCTTCAGGAAAATCTGGCTCGCGTACTGCCCGATCATGTTGATGCCATTTTGAAAAACAATTCCTGGGATATCCCGGCAGTGATGAGCTGGATTCAGAAACTCGGTGATATTGCTCAAGCGGAGATGAATCGCGTATTCAACATGGGAATTGGACTTGTCATAGTCTGTGATGCAAGTGGGACTGAAGAAATCGAGACGATCCTCAGTAAACAGGAGTTGACTTGTTATCGACTTGGCGAAATTGAAGACGGGACAGGGCAGGTAAAGCTGATTTAA
- the sppA gene encoding signal peptide peptidase SppA: protein MADEKPDPQKTTSSLTTGNGEQVVRLVIEAQSTSKSRWGTKLLGLLLLFSIILNLMLLSSYGDYFNEFDGPLERYHSGSKDAEQKIALIRVGTTIMPPYTERILEQIKKATEDDSIKGMVLVVDSPGGLVADSHQIYHRLSQFAETKPIYVQMQRLAASGGYYIAMGGGDKGKLFAEPTTWTGSIGVIIPHYDITQLADKVGVQSEPLKTGEFKDSLSMFKPISERDREVWDGILDEAYQKFLGVIENGRPEMTRQQIEDIATGRIFTADQAIANGMVDEISFLDDTIAKMETDLKAGPMRVIEYEYPPTLTDVLLGSASASAENEMSLLKQLLGSPAPRAFYLLGGSQ, encoded by the coding sequence ATGGCAGACGAAAAACCAGATCCTCAAAAAACGACATCCTCCCTCACGACAGGCAATGGCGAGCAGGTTGTGCGACTGGTCATTGAGGCTCAGTCGACTTCGAAATCCCGTTGGGGAACGAAACTTCTGGGGTTACTCCTGTTGTTCTCCATCATTTTGAATTTGATGCTGCTCTCATCCTACGGCGACTATTTCAATGAGTTCGATGGCCCCCTGGAGCGATATCATTCCGGGAGCAAGGATGCCGAGCAAAAGATTGCTCTCATTCGTGTCGGCACAACGATCATGCCTCCTTATACAGAGCGCATTCTCGAACAGATCAAAAAAGCGACTGAAGACGATTCGATTAAAGGGATGGTGCTCGTTGTCGACAGCCCCGGTGGACTCGTTGCGGACAGTCATCAGATTTATCATCGTCTGAGCCAATTTGCGGAAACCAAACCAATCTATGTGCAGATGCAAAGACTGGCTGCTTCCGGGGGCTATTACATCGCGATGGGCGGAGGCGATAAAGGGAAGCTGTTTGCCGAGCCGACAACCTGGACGGGTTCCATTGGTGTCATCATTCCTCACTACGATATTACTCAATTGGCCGACAAAGTGGGCGTGCAGTCCGAGCCATTAAAGACGGGGGAATTCAAAGATTCTCTGAGCATGTTTAAGCCGATCAGCGAACGGGATCGGGAAGTTTGGGATGGGATTCTCGATGAAGCCTATCAGAAGTTTCTCGGTGTGATCGAAAATGGTCGTCCTGAGATGACTCGGCAGCAGATTGAAGATATTGCGACAGGCCGCATCTTCACGGCTGATCAGGCAATTGCGAATGGGATGGTCGATGAGATCAGCTTTCTGGATGACACGATTGCGAAGATGGAAACGGATTTGAAAGCCGGGCCCATGCGGGTGATCGAATATGAGTATCCTCCGACGTTGACAGATGTTCTACTCGGGTCTGCCTCTGCTTCTGCTGAAAACGAAATGTCTCTGCTGAAACAACTTCTTGGTTCGCCAGCTCCCCGAGCGTTTTATCTGCTGGGCGGTTCGCAATAA
- a CDS encoding ECF-type sigma factor, which yields MPSPILKFLQDNAAMEENDSSPGSVSIMIDALQQGETDAQADLWNRYFERLVPLARKRLGAANRRVADEEDVALSVMNNFMNGAARGQFPELNDRDGLWALLIVMTQRKVTDQVRHQLAKKRGGKDVRGESIFINRVDAGAAPGWDLFLGEDPTPQTLLALDEQHAQLMDELDDDVLREVARLKLESYSTEEIAEKLGVTTRTVKRKAALIREKWLAHADKSFDQNS from the coding sequence ATGCCGTCCCCAATTCTGAAATTTCTACAGGACAATGCTGCAATGGAAGAGAACGATTCTTCACCCGGTTCCGTCAGTATTATGATCGATGCTCTCCAACAGGGAGAGACGGACGCGCAGGCTGATTTATGGAATCGATACTTCGAAAGGCTCGTCCCCCTCGCCCGGAAACGACTGGGAGCCGCCAATCGACGAGTCGCCGATGAGGAAGATGTCGCTCTGAGTGTCATGAATAATTTCATGAACGGAGCGGCACGCGGTCAATTTCCCGAACTGAACGATCGCGATGGACTGTGGGCACTTTTAATTGTGATGACTCAACGCAAAGTGACCGATCAGGTTCGGCATCAACTCGCCAAAAAACGCGGCGGAAAAGATGTACGTGGGGAATCGATTTTTATAAACCGAGTCGATGCTGGAGCCGCCCCCGGCTGGGATTTATTTCTCGGAGAAGATCCCACACCACAAACCCTGCTCGCACTCGACGAACAACATGCCCAATTGATGGACGAACTCGATGACGATGTGCTGCGAGAAGTCGCCCGATTGAAACTTGAATCGTATTCCACTGAAGAGATTGCCGAAAAGCTTGGCGTGACAACCCGAACCGTCAAACGCAAAGCAGCCTTAATCCGCGAAAAATGGCTCGCCCATGCCGATAAATCGTTCGATCAAAACTCGTAG
- a CDS encoding serine/threonine-protein kinase, producing MTKSSDNQETKLDVNQVIDRLCDQFEEQWQAGSDPRIEKYLDNLASENHSQVLWELLALELELRQRQGEIPERTEYAIRFQNFTKVVQDVFREQETAVANSMHSLTQSPEVVDNQPKDFAGTERFQILKKLGQGGFGQVYAVHDRFYQEDCALKLLTLPEGGSLYRFKREFRTLASLNHPNLIKLKELVADEDYWFFTMELITGVTLNQAFPKVNTNTFEPLLSERIPQLFGQLLDGLEAMHENGFVHRDLKPGNVMVTPENRVVVLDLGLVSTIQSEFPEWQQSVELGVAGTISYMAPEQAREQFSPASDCYAIGVMLFETLTGMRPFQGSPLAILQAKQTFGAPEPREYVEGIPENLNQLCCDLLERIPEDRPTIPEIRERLAISVDSPVKPNTNQQSRHVLIGREAEINALHRTAIRLNDNIPGLVFVHGLSGVGKTSLVDEFLHQYSASNADVIVLNSRCYERESVPYKAFDGIIDSLSRHLNKMKAEEASLLLPRHIGDLARLFPVLQRVQIVADEVKRYRSPSDFQESRRRAIQSLKELMSAMADRQNVVLTIDDLQWGDHDSARLLQELFYADDAPAVLLIATYRSDERERSSCLKQLLDPETRSEQSKELITEIALSELTEEDALQLARSLLSGSQQDDATAIQIAAEAGGSPYFIRELIRHTESLGGQFTTLDEVIVKRVHKLNEDLRRVLEFIAISGQPLTILEILEIANVTRNELDQLRNENLIRTSGTSQDDFVECFHDRIRESVTADVSSERRQQIHQVLVNVLENIGRADSQTLGQHFESAGMFIEAIRHYEKAAEDALKQLAFNQAAHLYERILKLSEGTNQELQSHYQALIGEAYASDGQGERAAQYYELAAIASVEEDRKFELRRLSMMRLFQVGRLSKAHQLLESLLKDVKLAYPHSMPQVVRGIVWERILRTKPIRPWASALNRRTTKLAEQRIKTCWAAAQSLSILDPVRGCYFQHIGERETNLAPELMESSLLIAYGACLIAATGQQKDIRIARRILEDLRASPNYLASCYTDAFVEMCEGATDYLTSDFSRAIERCTQAAEGFTNHCPEAWWEADLSRMFALFSANFSGNINRIRELTTIDAATRSKRDTTYHDLMIRGVSEIVLDMARDDLSQTQSRTQELATLLDFNDFNNLHFNYYLRYLWELRYRGEYQECWETTVKIEKLFRSALLQGHHWSRHAYSLHRASAAIATIAKHQQDATFTEVKKKGLISDAEKHISKLRKESIRCCSAEADLLMAGLSVTIGRNDAMTYLPKSLAGFRSEKLVMYEAICYDRLARLGNAQASQIGSEAAKKYVSEHQIVAPEKFFQVFSPGNWPAM from the coding sequence ATGACGAAATCTTCTGACAATCAGGAAACGAAGCTGGATGTCAATCAGGTGATTGATAGGCTTTGTGATCAGTTTGAAGAGCAATGGCAGGCGGGAAGTGATCCCCGGATCGAAAAGTATCTCGATAATCTGGCCTCTGAAAATCATTCGCAGGTACTGTGGGAACTTCTGGCACTGGAACTGGAACTTCGTCAACGGCAGGGAGAAATTCCTGAACGAACTGAATACGCGATCCGATTTCAGAACTTTACGAAAGTTGTTCAAGATGTCTTCCGAGAACAGGAAACTGCTGTTGCGAACAGCATGCACAGTTTGACTCAGAGTCCTGAAGTCGTCGATAACCAGCCGAAAGATTTTGCAGGGACAGAACGATTTCAGATCCTCAAAAAGTTAGGGCAGGGGGGATTTGGTCAGGTTTATGCAGTTCACGATCGATTCTATCAGGAAGACTGTGCCCTCAAATTATTAACACTTCCGGAAGGGGGATCGCTCTATCGATTCAAGCGTGAGTTTCGCACGTTGGCCAGTTTGAATCATCCCAATTTGATCAAATTGAAAGAACTCGTTGCAGACGAAGATTACTGGTTCTTCACGATGGAGCTGATTACTGGGGTAACGCTCAATCAGGCTTTCCCAAAAGTTAATACAAACACGTTTGAACCCCTGTTGAGTGAGCGAATTCCACAGTTATTTGGTCAGTTGCTCGATGGGCTCGAAGCGATGCATGAAAACGGTTTTGTGCATCGGGATCTCAAGCCGGGCAATGTGATGGTCACTCCTGAGAACCGTGTCGTTGTGCTTGATCTGGGACTGGTTTCGACCATTCAATCTGAATTTCCAGAATGGCAGCAGAGTGTTGAGTTAGGAGTAGCCGGTACAATTTCTTACATGGCTCCAGAACAGGCGAGAGAACAGTTCAGCCCAGCCAGCGATTGTTATGCGATTGGAGTGATGCTGTTCGAAACTCTTACGGGAATGCGGCCTTTTCAGGGATCGCCTCTGGCAATTCTGCAAGCGAAGCAAACATTTGGTGCCCCTGAACCAAGAGAATATGTTGAAGGAATTCCCGAAAATCTCAATCAGCTTTGTTGCGACCTGCTCGAACGGATTCCTGAAGATCGGCCTACCATTCCTGAAATCCGCGAACGGCTGGCAATTTCTGTTGATTCCCCAGTCAAACCGAATACAAATCAGCAGTCCCGTCATGTTCTGATTGGGCGAGAAGCGGAAATCAATGCCCTGCATCGGACAGCAATTCGCCTGAACGATAATATTCCTGGACTCGTTTTTGTGCATGGTCTTTCCGGGGTAGGGAAAACTTCACTGGTCGATGAATTTCTGCATCAATATTCCGCATCGAATGCCGACGTTATTGTTTTGAACAGTCGCTGCTACGAGCGGGAGTCGGTCCCTTATAAGGCGTTCGATGGGATTATCGATTCGCTCAGTCGGCATTTGAATAAAATGAAAGCCGAGGAAGCGTCGCTGCTGTTGCCTCGGCATATCGGCGATTTAGCCAGATTGTTTCCGGTATTGCAACGCGTGCAGATTGTTGCTGATGAAGTCAAACGTTATCGGTCCCCTTCAGATTTTCAGGAATCGAGACGCCGGGCGATCCAATCGCTCAAAGAGTTAATGTCGGCGATGGCGGATCGACAGAATGTCGTTTTGACAATCGACGATTTGCAGTGGGGAGATCATGATAGTGCCCGTCTGCTACAGGAATTGTTTTACGCCGATGATGCTCCTGCCGTTCTGCTGATCGCAACCTATCGTAGCGATGAACGTGAACGGAGTTCCTGTTTGAAACAGTTGCTGGATCCAGAGACACGCAGCGAACAAAGCAAGGAACTCATTACAGAAATCGCACTGTCTGAGTTGACAGAAGAAGATGCTCTGCAGTTAGCTCGTAGTCTGTTGAGTGGAAGTCAGCAGGATGATGCCACCGCAATTCAAATTGCGGCAGAGGCAGGAGGTAGTCCCTATTTTATCCGGGAACTGATCCGGCATACAGAATCGCTAGGTGGTCAGTTTACGACACTTGATGAAGTCATCGTCAAACGTGTTCATAAATTAAATGAGGACTTGCGGCGAGTTTTGGAATTTATTGCGATCAGTGGGCAACCGCTCACAATTCTTGAAATTCTCGAAATTGCGAATGTCACTCGCAATGAACTCGATCAACTTCGCAATGAAAATCTGATTCGTACCAGCGGGACTTCTCAGGATGATTTCGTCGAATGTTTCCACGACCGGATTCGGGAATCGGTCACCGCCGATGTCTCATCCGAGCGCAGACAGCAGATTCATCAGGTTCTTGTCAACGTGCTGGAGAACATCGGACGCGCAGACTCGCAAACTCTGGGGCAGCATTTCGAATCTGCAGGAATGTTCATTGAAGCGATCAGACATTATGAAAAGGCAGCCGAGGATGCTTTGAAACAGCTCGCCTTTAACCAGGCGGCTCATTTGTACGAAAGGATTTTGAAGCTCTCTGAAGGCACCAACCAGGAGTTGCAATCACACTATCAGGCTTTAATTGGCGAAGCCTATGCAAGTGATGGACAGGGAGAACGTGCTGCCCAATATTATGAGTTAGCCGCAATTGCGAGTGTGGAAGAAGATCGCAAATTCGAATTAAGACGGCTTTCAATGATGCGACTTTTTCAGGTGGGGCGACTCAGTAAGGCTCATCAATTACTGGAAAGTCTGCTTAAAGATGTGAAGCTGGCTTATCCCCATTCAATGCCACAAGTCGTTCGTGGAATTGTCTGGGAACGAATTTTACGAACGAAACCAATCCGCCCCTGGGCCTCGGCATTAAATCGACGTACCACAAAGCTCGCAGAACAACGCATCAAAACCTGCTGGGCTGCTGCACAGAGTTTGAGTATTCTCGATCCGGTTCGCGGTTGTTACTTCCAGCATATTGGGGAGCGGGAAACGAATCTGGCGCCTGAATTGATGGAGTCTTCACTATTAATTGCGTATGGAGCCTGCCTGATTGCAGCGACTGGGCAACAAAAAGATATCCGAATTGCCCGTCGAATACTGGAAGACTTGCGAGCCTCTCCAAATTATCTGGCATCCTGCTATACCGATGCCTTTGTCGAGATGTGTGAAGGAGCGACCGATTATTTGACGTCCGATTTTTCCCGGGCAATTGAACGCTGCACGCAGGCGGCTGAGGGATTTACGAATCATTGTCCAGAAGCGTGGTGGGAGGCCGATTTGAGCCGAATGTTCGCACTGTTCTCCGCAAACTTTTCCGGCAACATCAATCGGATTCGCGAACTGACTACCATTGATGCGGCTACTCGCTCGAAACGCGATACGACCTATCACGATTTGATGATCCGCGGCGTCTCAGAAATCGTTCTCGATATGGCTCGTGATGATTTGTCACAAACACAATCACGGACGCAAGAGTTGGCCACGCTTCTCGATTTCAATGATTTCAATAATCTGCATTTCAATTATTACTTAAGGTACTTATGGGAATTGCGATATCGCGGGGAATATCAAGAGTGCTGGGAAACGACGGTCAAGATTGAAAAGCTGTTCCGTTCTGCGTTACTTCAAGGGCACCACTGGTCGCGTCATGCGTATAGTCTGCATCGAGCCTCGGCTGCGATTGCGACCATTGCCAAGCATCAACAGGATGCCACTTTTACCGAGGTGAAGAAAAAAGGATTAATCTCAGATGCCGAGAAGCACATCAGCAAGTTGAGAAAAGAATCGATTCGCTGTTGCTCAGCCGAAGCTGATTTATTGATGGCTGGTCTGTCTGTCACGATTGGCCGTAACGATGCGATGACCTACCTGCCCAAATCGCTGGCTGGTTTTCGTTCGGAAAAACTGGTGATGTATGAAGCGATCTGCTACGACCGCCTGGCACGGCTCGGGAATGCTCAGGCCAGTCAGATTGGATCCGAAGCCGCGAAAAAATATGTGAGCGAACATCAGATTGTCGCCCCCGAGAAATTCTTTCAGGTCTTTTCGCCGGGTAACTGGCCTGCGATGTAA
- a CDS encoding alkaline phosphatase D family protein: MNKLYHSMLKTLLFTFILSAFTTAQADDPPTMTHGPMLGQPSDHSMKVWARTSHPTPFSIHYDLSKENLEHTVESPKTEFAHDLTGVAELQDLEADSRYYYQVFIEGSPQGSINSFLTLPSVEGSRNEKYNPKGLFNFRFEAGSCANQNPLHGIGHSLPLYQTMLRELADDINFGIMNGDWLYEELRDTPVETWTAKNRLTEEKTPDIVRNAPSIVGVWENYKLYQSRGVPLAQWHRQVPSVFTFDDHELVNDIWGCGSAGRRHRRTVFRDIGIQAWFDYLGWANPTVSDQSAHFGKAQFIKGSKLLKDSKADFTHLPLDQMANLHVHWGTPNAGVNDIIYDDDSGNPNARVYDIVRVVDKHTLELSHAAVADGEASYSIGRRSYGTFRVSNCQFFLLDTKTYREMHDVKQPDKPGLTMLGKDQREWLLKEMRTSDAEFFFVVSSVPFMIPHSGAGGFEFDALNKEEAWVVFLEEREMLIDTWDEIGKPVFVMTGDLHNSFAIQVTDNVWEFCCGPHNSVNHVPELDEADRPITGHFQSGPRACNIRWSSYVLPDLPRLERLYPYYCVVQVNNVFNMPQKVGGKRLVAYPHPQVIFQYYEGRTGKLAYAEAISLPRKNEE, from the coding sequence ATGAATAAATTATATCATTCAATGCTTAAAACTTTACTTTTTACTTTTATTCTCTCTGCATTCACAACTGCTCAGGCCGACGATCCTCCTACGATGACACATGGCCCCATGCTCGGTCAGCCGAGTGATCATTCGATGAAAGTCTGGGCAAGAACTTCGCATCCGACTCCCTTCTCCATTCATTATGACTTATCGAAAGAGAATCTGGAACATACTGTTGAATCTCCCAAAACAGAATTTGCTCACGATTTGACAGGCGTCGCTGAGTTGCAGGATCTGGAAGCAGATTCACGCTACTACTATCAGGTCTTCATTGAAGGCTCTCCTCAGGGAAGTATCAATTCTTTTCTGACGCTGCCCTCTGTCGAAGGATCTCGAAATGAGAAATACAATCCGAAGGGTTTGTTCAATTTTCGTTTTGAAGCCGGCTCGTGTGCCAATCAGAATCCCCTGCATGGCATCGGTCACTCCCTGCCACTCTATCAAACGATGTTACGCGAACTTGCAGACGATATTAACTTTGGAATCATGAATGGAGACTGGCTGTACGAGGAACTAAGGGATACACCCGTCGAAACCTGGACAGCGAAGAATCGTTTGACAGAAGAGAAAACTCCTGACATCGTCAGGAATGCACCATCAATTGTCGGAGTATGGGAGAACTACAAACTCTATCAATCACGCGGTGTGCCTCTGGCTCAGTGGCATCGTCAGGTGCCGAGCGTTTTCACATTCGATGATCATGAACTCGTCAACGACATCTGGGGCTGCGGTTCCGCTGGTCGACGACATCGCCGAACGGTGTTTCGCGACATTGGTATTCAAGCCTGGTTCGATTATCTCGGCTGGGCCAATCCGACTGTCTCCGATCAATCGGCTCACTTTGGAAAGGCTCAGTTCATCAAAGGGAGCAAACTGCTCAAAGATTCCAAAGCCGACTTCACTCATCTACCACTCGATCAAATGGCAAACCTGCATGTCCATTGGGGCACGCCGAATGCCGGCGTGAACGACATCATCTATGATGACGACAGCGGCAATCCGAATGCGCGCGTTTACGATATTGTCCGCGTTGTTGACAAGCACACTCTCGAACTCTCTCATGCAGCCGTCGCAGATGGTGAAGCGTCCTATTCCATCGGACGTCGCAGCTATGGCACCTTCCGTGTCTCTAACTGTCAGTTTTTTCTGCTCGATACAAAAACCTATCGTGAAATGCACGATGTGAAACAACCGGACAAACCGGGGCTGACGATGCTCGGCAAAGATCAACGGGAATGGTTACTGAAAGAAATGCGAACGAGTGATGCCGAGTTTTTCTTTGTCGTCTCCAGTGTCCCATTTATGATTCCCCACAGTGGAGCCGGCGGTTTTGAGTTCGATGCTCTCAATAAAGAAGAAGCCTGGGTCGTGTTTCTTGAAGAACGTGAAATGCTGATCGATACCTGGGATGAAATTGGCAAACCGGTCTTTGTGATGACAGGCGATTTACACAACAGCTTCGCGATCCAAGTGACGGACAACGTCTGGGAGTTCTGCTGCGGTCCACACAACTCAGTGAACCACGTGCCTGAACTCGATGAAGCCGACCGACCAATCACCGGACATTTCCAGTCTGGTCCTCGTGCCTGCAACATTCGCTGGTCCAGCTACGTCCTCCCCGACCTGCCTCGCCTTGAGCGACTCTATCCCTACTACTGCGTCGTCCAGGTTAATAACGTCTTTAATATGCCTCAAAAAGTCGGCGGCAAACGACTTGTCGCCTACCCACATCCTCAGGTCATTTTCCAATACTATGAGGGACGGACAGGGAAGTTAGCGTATGCCGAGGCGATTTCCTTGCCAAGGAAGAATGAGGAATAG